A genomic region of Psychromonas sp. psych-6C06 contains the following coding sequences:
- a CDS encoding ATP-binding cassette domain-containing protein produces MLRVENLSFSYDKLPVLASIDLRIQRGEHVAIIGESGCGKSTLLKLMYGLMDLEQGEIFWEDEPILCPASNLVPGMPFMKYLS; encoded by the coding sequence ATGTTACGAGTAGAGAACCTATCATTTTCTTATGACAAACTTCCAGTATTAGCGTCTATCGATCTGCGTATTCAACGTGGTGAACATGTGGCTATCATTGGAGAAAGCGGTTGCGGAAAAAGCACCTTGTTGAAGTTAATGTATGGGCTAATGGATCTGGAACAAGGTGAGATTTTTTGGGAAGATGAGCCAATTTTATGTCCTGCATCCAACTTGGTTCCAGGTATGCCTTTTATGAAATATCTTTCT